In a single window of the Nocardiopsis composta genome:
- a CDS encoding FAD-binding oxidoreductase encodes MAPVGDTAAQAATADGAAAELGAGGGDVRDGTGRDAVGGTVPRWVVTPPDAGACAAAIAAAARLGLAVVPRGAGTKIDWGAPPHRCDVLLDTSALDAVEHAAGDLIATAGAGTPLARLASELAGAGQRLPVDEVVPGSTVGGAVAAGLSGPGRLLHGRLRDLIIGMEFVRADGVTARSGGRVVKNVAGYDLAKLHTGALGTLGVVTSVTFRLRPVPAAVRVVSATAPDPAGARARAAAVAASPVVPAAIELDAPVGGPLRLHVLLEGSAEGIDARAERTAGLLRADNVADALPPGWGALPGAPGDTLLKAALPPARLAEVLGVLAEGARDAGLPLPVRGSAGSGVLFAAVPAGAGAEAAAALIGALRSALPRATGGHGSLTVPHAAPALHRHGVDPWGEVPGLPLMRAVKDAFDPHRVLSPGRFAGGI; translated from the coding sequence ATGGCACCGGTAGGCGACACGGCGGCGCAGGCCGCGACCGCGGACGGCGCCGCCGCGGAGCTCGGCGCCGGCGGCGGCGACGTCCGGGACGGCACCGGGCGCGACGCGGTCGGCGGCACCGTGCCCCGCTGGGTGGTGACGCCGCCGGACGCCGGGGCGTGCGCGGCCGCGATCGCCGCCGCGGCCCGGCTCGGGCTGGCGGTCGTGCCGCGCGGCGCCGGCACCAAGATCGACTGGGGTGCGCCGCCGCACCGCTGCGACGTGCTGCTGGACACCTCCGCACTGGACGCCGTCGAGCACGCCGCCGGAGACCTGATCGCCACCGCCGGCGCGGGGACCCCGCTGGCCCGGCTCGCTTCGGAGCTGGCCGGAGCCGGGCAGCGGCTGCCGGTGGACGAGGTCGTCCCCGGCTCCACGGTGGGCGGCGCGGTCGCCGCCGGGCTGTCCGGCCCGGGGCGGCTGCTGCACGGCCGGCTGCGCGACCTGATCATCGGCATGGAGTTCGTCCGCGCCGACGGGGTGACCGCGCGCTCCGGCGGCCGGGTGGTGAAGAACGTCGCCGGCTACGACCTGGCCAAACTGCACACCGGCGCGCTGGGCACGCTGGGGGTCGTCACCTCGGTGACCTTCCGGCTGCGCCCGGTGCCGGCCGCGGTGCGGGTGGTCTCGGCGACCGCGCCGGACCCGGCCGGGGCCCGCGCCCGCGCGGCCGCCGTCGCCGCCTCTCCGGTGGTCCCGGCCGCGATCGAGCTGGACGCCCCGGTCGGCGGACCGCTCCGGCTGCACGTGCTGCTGGAGGGCTCGGCGGAGGGGATCGACGCGCGCGCCGAGCGCACCGCAGGCCTGCTGCGGGCCGACAACGTCGCCGACGCCCTGCCGCCCGGCTGGGGCGCGCTGCCCGGTGCCCCCGGGGACACCCTGCTCAAGGCGGCGCTGCCGCCGGCCCGGCTCGCCGAGGTCCTGGGCGTGCTCGCGGAGGGCGCCCGGGACGCCGGCCTGCCGCTGCCGGTGCGCGGCTCCGCCGGGTCGGGCGTGCTGTTCGCGGCGGTGCCGGCCGGGGCCGGCGCCGAGGCCGCCGCCGCGCTCATCGGCGCGCTGCGCTCCGCCCTGCCCCGCGCCACCGGCGGCCACGGGTCGCTGACCGTGCCGCACGCCGCGCCCGCGCTGCACCGGCACGGGGTCGACCCGTGGGGCGAGGTGCCCGGCCTGCCGCTGATGCGGGCGGTCAAGGACGCCTTCGACCCGCACCGCGTGCTCTCCCCCGGCCGCTTCGCCGGCGGGATCTGA
- a CDS encoding (Fe-S)-binding protein produces the protein MTESVHQERGFSELLGDCVHCGFCLPTCPTYVLWGEEMDSPRGRIHLMGQAEKDDVLTEAAVGHFDNCLGCLACVTACPSGVAYDALIETTRARVEERHERPLAERLLRAAVFALFPHRGRLRLLRGPLRAYQASGLAGPLRRSGLLDRLSPTLATMERVAPPIRAKVPALPELVRARGGLRARVGMLTGCVQGAFFPQVNTATARVLASEGCEVVIPRSQGCCGALSAHSGRTAEAARLAEATVRTFARAGVEAVVVNSAGCGGTMKHYGRLLREAGAPAVLVRRAEALSERVVDLSEFLSDLGPRAERHPLPVRAAYHDACHLSHGQGITAQPRELLRAVPGLDLAELPEPEICCGSAGVYNLLNPAPARDLGDRKAAGVAASGADLLIAGNPGCTLQIASSLERTGRPIAVAHTAQVLDASIRGLRPEALLG, from the coding sequence ATGACCGAGAGCGTGCACCAGGAGCGCGGGTTCTCCGAGCTGCTCGGCGATTGCGTGCACTGCGGCTTCTGCCTGCCCACCTGCCCCACCTACGTGCTGTGGGGCGAGGAGATGGACTCCCCGCGCGGCCGGATCCACCTGATGGGCCAGGCCGAGAAGGACGACGTGCTGACCGAGGCGGCCGTCGGCCACTTCGACAACTGCCTGGGCTGCCTGGCGTGCGTGACGGCCTGCCCCTCCGGGGTGGCCTACGACGCGCTGATCGAGACCACCCGGGCCCGGGTGGAGGAGCGGCACGAGCGCCCCCTCGCCGAGCGGCTGCTCCGCGCGGCCGTCTTCGCCCTGTTCCCCCACCGCGGGCGGCTCCGCCTGCTCCGCGGCCCCCTCCGCGCCTACCAGGCCAGCGGCCTGGCGGGGCCGCTGCGCCGGTCCGGGCTGCTGGACCGGCTCTCCCCCACGCTGGCCACCATGGAGCGGGTGGCTCCGCCGATCCGCGCCAAGGTGCCGGCCCTGCCGGAGCTGGTCCGGGCCCGCGGCGGACTCCGCGCCCGGGTGGGCATGCTCACCGGGTGCGTGCAGGGCGCCTTCTTCCCCCAGGTCAACACGGCCACCGCCCGGGTGCTGGCCAGCGAGGGCTGCGAGGTCGTCATCCCCCGCTCCCAAGGCTGCTGCGGCGCGCTGTCCGCGCACTCCGGCCGCACCGCCGAGGCCGCCCGGCTGGCCGAGGCGACGGTGCGCACCTTCGCCCGGGCCGGGGTGGAGGCGGTGGTCGTCAACTCCGCGGGCTGCGGCGGCACCATGAAGCACTACGGCCGCCTGCTCCGCGAGGCGGGCGCGCCCGCGGTCCTGGTGCGCCGCGCCGAGGCGCTCTCCGAGCGGGTGGTCGACCTGTCGGAGTTCCTCTCCGACCTGGGCCCGCGCGCCGAGCGCCACCCGCTGCCGGTCCGCGCCGCCTACCACGACGCCTGCCACCTCTCGCACGGCCAGGGCATCACCGCCCAGCCCCGCGAGCTGCTCCGCGCCGTCCCCGGCCTGGACCTGGCCGAACTGCCCGAACCGGAGATCTGCTGCGGCTCCGCGGGGGTCTACAACCTGCTCAACCCGGCCCCCGCCCGCGACCTCGGCGACCGCAAGGCCGCCGGCGTCGCCGCCAGCGGAGCCGACCTGCTCATCGCCGGCAACCCCGGCTGCACCCTGCAGATCGCCTCGTCCCTGGAACGCACCGGCCGCCCGATCGCCGTCGCGCACACCGCCCAGGTCCTCGACGCCTCCATCCGGGGCCTGCGCCCGGAGGCGCTGCTGGGGTGA
- a CDS encoding ABC transporter family substrate-binding protein, with product MLSAVLLAASACTGGSQSEQRTAASAEATDINAADRGELADGGTLEWGINEFPAQWNPHHADGNLATVDTVTSALLPSPFEPDPDGGARPAPDYVLGADVRRDGGGQVLTLELNPEAHWSDGTPITWKDYRATAEALAGGADGYKVRGEVGYDRIASVERGADPFEVVVSFGEPFSEYPSLFDPLLPARYAGDPEAFDTGYREDVPLTAGPFAFAGIDRGRQTVTLERSADWWGDPAVLDEIVFRAMDGEALTTSFLEGGVDAFELPVDAAAFERASSAADGEVRTALGPDYRHITLNGESPALSDVRVRHALFLGIDRAALTDAALEGVDWSAEPLGNHFLLEGLPGYTDNSGEWGERDTGRAAELLDEAGWTAGDGGTRTNGDGDPLTLRYLVPRGHAPAQSEAEMVQAMLEEIGVAVDIEPVGGDELFSRYVLPGDYDLVSFVNTGGDFPISSSLPQWASPAGGAADPDWRSNVGRISAPEIDAAMEEALTAQDPETATAAVNEADRLLWEAGHTLPLYQRPQLMAVRTDLANIGAPGFQTLDYADIGYLEEKG from the coding sequence GTGCTGTCCGCGGTTCTCCTGGCGGCCTCCGCCTGCACCGGCGGGAGCCAGAGCGAGCAGCGGACCGCGGCGTCGGCCGAGGCCACCGACATCAACGCCGCCGACCGGGGCGAACTGGCCGACGGCGGGACGCTGGAGTGGGGCATCAACGAGTTCCCGGCCCAGTGGAACCCGCACCACGCCGACGGCAACCTGGCCACCGTGGACACGGTGACGAGCGCCCTGCTGCCCTCCCCGTTCGAACCCGACCCGGACGGGGGCGCCCGGCCCGCCCCCGACTACGTGCTCGGCGCCGACGTGCGGCGCGACGGCGGGGGCCAGGTGCTCACCCTGGAGCTCAACCCCGAGGCGCACTGGTCCGACGGCACCCCGATCACCTGGAAGGACTACCGGGCCACCGCCGAGGCGCTGGCCGGCGGAGCCGACGGCTACAAGGTGCGCGGCGAGGTCGGCTACGACCGGATCGCCTCGGTTGAGCGCGGCGCCGACCCCTTCGAGGTGGTCGTCTCCTTCGGCGAGCCGTTCTCGGAGTACCCGTCGCTCTTCGACCCGCTGCTGCCGGCCCGCTACGCCGGCGACCCGGAGGCCTTCGACACCGGCTACCGGGAGGACGTCCCGCTGACCGCCGGCCCGTTCGCCTTCGCCGGGATCGACCGGGGGCGGCAGACCGTGACGCTGGAGCGCTCGGCGGACTGGTGGGGCGACCCGGCGGTGCTCGACGAGATCGTCTTCCGCGCGATGGACGGCGAGGCGCTGACCACCTCCTTCCTGGAGGGCGGGGTGGACGCCTTCGAACTTCCGGTCGACGCGGCCGCCTTCGAGCGGGCCTCCTCGGCCGCCGACGGCGAGGTGCGCACCGCCCTGGGGCCGGACTACCGGCACATCACCCTCAACGGCGAGAGCCCGGCCCTGTCCGACGTCCGGGTCCGCCACGCGCTCTTCCTCGGCATCGACCGCGCGGCCCTCACCGACGCCGCCCTGGAGGGCGTGGACTGGTCGGCCGAGCCGCTGGGCAACCACTTCCTGCTGGAGGGCCTGCCCGGCTACACCGACAACAGCGGCGAGTGGGGCGAACGGGACACCGGCCGCGCCGCCGAGCTGCTGGACGAGGCGGGCTGGACGGCCGGCGACGGCGGCACGCGCACCAACGGGGACGGCGACCCCCTGACCCTGCGCTACCTGGTCCCCCGCGGCCACGCCCCGGCGCAGAGCGAGGCCGAGATGGTCCAGGCCATGCTGGAGGAGATCGGCGTCGCGGTGGACATCGAACCGGTCGGCGGCGACGAGCTGTTCTCCCGCTACGTGCTGCCCGGCGACTACGACCTGGTCTCCTTCGTCAACACCGGCGGCGACTTCCCGATCTCCAGCTCCCTCCCGCAGTGGGCCTCCCCGGCCGGAGGCGCCGCCGACCCCGACTGGCGCTCCAACGTCGGCCGGATCTCCGCCCCGGAGATCGACGCCGCCATGGAGGAGGCCCTCACCGCCCAGGACCCCGAAACCGCCACCGCCGCCGTCAACGAGGCCGACCGCCTCCTCTGGGAGGCCGGCCACACCCTCCCCCTCTACCAGCGCCCCCAGCTGATGGCCGTCCGCACCGACCTCGCCAACATCGGCGCCCCCGGCTTCCAGACCCTCGACTACGCCGACATCGGCTACCTCGAGGAGAAGGGCTGA
- a CDS encoding ABC transporter permease yields MSPAAGYLLRRLVGGLCLLVAASSCAYLLCAAVLDPRGNYQAMSPPPPPEAVARMLAENNLDPGAPLAERYLVWASGAVTGDLGRTWDGREVSEELVLRAGASLRLLAAGAVAGAVGGVAAGAWAGARGGRWDTAAAAGAALLVSVPPIVVALVLQALAIALNQAAGGVLLPAVGEPDAEAPPGERAAHMILPTLALALPLAAVFSRYQRALMAEEAGSDYVRTARAKGLRRGTALRRHALRSCLVPTAAYFAYTTAALFTGAVFAEKVFGRHGAGEMLIDAIEAGDANAAAAVCVFGALCVTVAGFAADAVRAALDPRVRA; encoded by the coding sequence GTGAGCCCGGCGGCGGGGTACCTGCTGCGCCGGCTGGTCGGAGGGCTGTGCCTGCTGGTGGCCGCCTCCAGTTGCGCCTACCTGCTCTGCGCGGCCGTGCTCGACCCGCGCGGCAACTACCAGGCGATGAGCCCGCCGCCCCCGCCGGAGGCGGTGGCGCGGATGCTCGCGGAGAACAACCTGGACCCCGGGGCGCCGCTGGCCGAGCGGTACCTGGTCTGGGCGTCCGGGGCGGTCACCGGCGACCTGGGACGGACCTGGGACGGCCGCGAGGTCTCGGAGGAGCTGGTGCTGCGGGCCGGCGCCAGCCTGCGGCTGCTCGCCGCGGGAGCGGTGGCCGGTGCGGTCGGCGGCGTCGCGGCGGGCGCCTGGGCGGGGGCCCGCGGCGGGCGGTGGGACACCGCCGCCGCGGCGGGCGCGGCGCTGCTCGTCTCGGTCCCGCCGATCGTGGTGGCGCTGGTCCTGCAGGCGCTCGCGATCGCGCTGAACCAGGCCGCCGGGGGCGTGCTGCTGCCCGCGGTGGGCGAGCCGGACGCGGAGGCGCCGCCGGGGGAGCGGGCCGCCCATATGATCCTGCCCACGCTGGCGCTGGCCCTGCCGCTGGCCGCGGTGTTCAGCCGCTACCAGCGCGCGCTGATGGCGGAGGAGGCCGGCTCCGACTACGTCCGCACCGCGCGGGCCAAGGGGCTGCGCCGGGGGACGGCACTGCGCAGGCACGCGCTGCGCTCCTGCCTGGTCCCCACCGCCGCTTATTTCGCCTACACCACGGCCGCCCTGTTCACCGGGGCGGTGTTCGCGGAGAAGGTCTTCGGCAGGCACGGGGCGGGGGAGATGCTCATCGACGCGATCGAGGCGGGAGACGCCAACGCGGCCGCCGCGGTGTGCGTCTTCGGTGCACTCTGCGTGACCGTCGCGGGGTTCGCCGCGGACGCCGTCCGGGCGGCCCTGGATCCCCGGGTCAGGGCCTGA
- the dapF gene encoding diaminopimelate epimerase yields the protein MRFAKGHGTENDFVILPDPDGALDLSADQVARLCDRRAGIGGDGVLRVVRTAALEEPVTGTAADGEWFMDYRNADGSIAEMCGNGVRVFARYLLHAGLVDKGPITVGTRAGARRVEVEPDGDITVDMGLPEVLGTGAARLAGGEEVRGVRISVGNPHLACVLDRPVAGVDLSAAPELDPEEFPEGGNVEVVAETGPGTLDMRVYERGSGETRSCGTGIVAAAVAATGAAGTPATWRVRVPGGECVVFLDARGARLRGPAVIVAEGEVHPG from the coding sequence ATGCGTTTCGCCAAAGGCCACGGAACCGAGAACGATTTCGTGATTCTCCCGGACCCCGACGGTGCGCTGGATCTCAGCGCCGACCAGGTCGCGCGGCTGTGCGACCGGCGCGCCGGCATCGGCGGCGACGGGGTGCTGCGGGTCGTGCGGACCGCGGCCCTGGAGGAGCCGGTCACCGGGACCGCCGCGGACGGCGAGTGGTTCATGGACTACCGCAACGCCGACGGCAGCATCGCCGAGATGTGCGGCAATGGGGTCCGGGTCTTCGCCCGCTACCTGCTCCACGCCGGCCTGGTCGACAAGGGCCCGATCACCGTCGGCACCCGGGCCGGGGCGCGCCGGGTCGAGGTGGAACCGGACGGCGACATCACCGTGGACATGGGCCTGCCCGAGGTGCTCGGCACGGGCGCCGCCCGGCTGGCCGGCGGCGAGGAGGTGCGCGGGGTGCGCATCTCGGTGGGCAACCCGCACCTGGCGTGCGTGCTGGACCGGCCGGTGGCCGGCGTCGATCTGAGCGCGGCCCCGGAGCTGGATCCGGAGGAGTTCCCCGAGGGCGGCAACGTCGAGGTGGTCGCCGAGACCGGCCCGGGCACCCTGGACATGCGGGTCTACGAGCGCGGCTCGGGGGAGACCCGATCCTGCGGCACCGGCATCGTCGCGGCGGCGGTCGCCGCCACCGGTGCCGCCGGGACCCCGGCCACCTGGCGGGTCCGGGTGCCCGGCGGGGAGTGCGTGGTCTTCCTGGACGCCCGGGGCGCCCGGCTGCGCGGCCCGGCCGTGATCGTGGCCGAGGGCGAGGTCCATCCCGGGTGA
- the miaA gene encoding tRNA (adenosine(37)-N6)-dimethylallyltransferase MiaA: protein MGSGRTHPPEPGKGVVVSVVGPTAAGKSDLAVDLALSLRPAEIVNTDSMQLYRGMDIGTAKLPAGERRGVPHHLLDIWDVTEPADVARYQRLARGLVDGMLAAGTTPVLVGGSGLYVRAVLDELEFPGTDPAVRARLEGELAERGPAALHARLAECDPAAAQAILPGNGRRIVRALEVIELTGRPFTATLPRHESRYPAVQIGLEVPRPELDERIARRVDLMWRAGLVEEVRELARHGLAEGRTAPRALGYAQVLRFLAGECDEEAAREETVRATRRFARRQESWFRRDPRVHWLRYDDPGLLDRALELVAGAAEPGAGGIGGTAERSPMDA, encoded by the coding sequence ATGGGCAGCGGTAGAACACACCCCCCGGAACCGGGGAAGGGCGTCGTGGTCTCGGTGGTCGGGCCGACGGCGGCCGGCAAGTCCGACCTCGCCGTCGACCTCGCGCTGAGCCTGCGTCCGGCCGAGATCGTCAACACCGACTCCATGCAGCTGTACCGCGGCATGGACATCGGCACCGCCAAGCTGCCCGCCGGCGAGCGCCGCGGCGTCCCGCACCACCTGCTGGACATCTGGGACGTCACCGAGCCGGCCGACGTGGCGCGCTACCAGCGGCTGGCCCGCGGCCTGGTGGACGGGATGCTCGCCGCCGGGACCACGCCGGTCCTGGTCGGCGGGTCCGGTCTGTACGTCCGCGCGGTCCTGGACGAGCTGGAGTTCCCCGGCACCGACCCGGCGGTCCGCGCCCGGTTGGAGGGCGAGCTCGCCGAGCGCGGCCCGGCCGCCCTGCACGCCCGGCTGGCCGAGTGCGACCCGGCCGCGGCTCAGGCGATCCTGCCGGGCAACGGCCGGCGCATCGTCCGCGCGCTGGAGGTGATCGAGCTGACCGGCCGCCCGTTCACCGCGACCCTGCCCCGGCACGAGTCCCGCTACCCGGCCGTGCAGATCGGCCTGGAGGTGCCCCGCCCCGAGCTGGACGAGCGCATCGCCCGGCGGGTCGACCTGATGTGGCGGGCCGGACTGGTCGAGGAGGTCCGCGAACTGGCCCGGCACGGCCTGGCCGAAGGGCGCACCGCCCCCCGCGCCCTCGGCTACGCCCAGGTGCTGCGCTTCCTCGCCGGCGAGTGCGACGAGGAGGCCGCCCGCGAGGAGACCGTCCGCGCCACCCGCCGGTTCGCCCGCCGCCAGGAGTCCTGGTTCCGCCGCGACCCGCGGGTCCACTGGCTCCGCTACGACGACCCCGGCCTGCTCGACCGGGCCCTGGAGCTGGTCGCCGGGGCCGCGGAGCCCGGGGCGGGCGGAATCGGGGGAACCGCGGAGAGAAGTCCGATGGACGCTTGA